GTGCTGAACATCGCCATCTCGCCCTGGGCGAAATTGATGTGGTCGGTCGAGACGAAGATCATCACCAGCGCGAGCGCCACGCACGCGTAGATCGCGCCGTTGGCGAGGCCGGAGGCGATCTGCTGGATGAACTGTTCCATCGCCGGAGCCTCAGTAGCCGAGATAGGATTTGCGGACGTTCTCGTCGTTCTTGATGACGTCGGCCGGTCCGCTCATGACGACGCGGCCGGTCTCGAGGACGTAGGCGGTGTCGGCGAGGTCGAGCGCCAGCGCGGCGTTCTGCTCCACCAGCAGCATCGACACGCCCTCCTCCTCGTTGATGCGCCTCATGATGCGGAAGATCTCCTGCACGATGAGCGGCGCGAGGCCGAACGACGGCTCGTCGAGCAGCATCAGCCGCGGCCGCAGCATCAGCGCCCGGGCGATCGCCAGCATCTGCTGCTCGCCGCCGGACAGCGTGCCGGCCTGCTGCTGGAGCCGCTCCTTCAGCCGCGGGAAATAGCCGAACACCAGATCGAGGTCGCGCTGCGTCTCGGCCTTGTCGCGGCGGATGAACGCCGCGACGCGCAGGTTCTCCTCGACGGTCAGCGTCGTGAAGGTGCCGCGGCCCTCGGGCACGTGCGCGATGCGGCGGCGCACGATGTCCTCGGTGGCGCGGCCGGTGATGTCGTCGCCGGCGAAGCGGACGCGGCCCTCGGTGCGGACCATGTTGCAGATCGCCCGCAGCGTGGTGGTCTTGCCGGCGCCGTTGGCGCCGAGCAGCGTCGTGATGCCGCCGTCCTCGAGCGCGAACGTGATGTCGTAGATCGCCTGGGTCTGGCCGTAGTAGGCGCGCAGCCCCTCGACGTCGAGCAGAGCCGCCATCCTAAGCCCCCGTGCCGAGATAGGCCCGGATCACCTCCGGGTCGCGTTGCACCTCGGCCGGCGTGCCGTCGGCGATCTTCTTGCCGAAGTCGATCGCCACGACCTTGTCGGACACCGACATCACCAGGCTCATGTGGTGCTCGACCAGCAGGATGGTGACGTTCTGGGTGTCGCGGACGCGGCGGATCTGCGCCTTGAGGGTCTCGATCTCGTCGTGGTTGAGACCGGCGGCGGGCTCGTCGAGCAGCAGCAGCTTCGGGCTCGACGCCAACGCGCGGGCGAGCTCGACGCGCTTGCGGATCGGAAACGGCAGCGGACCCGCCGGGAGCGCCGCGAACGGCTCCAGATCCATGAACGCGATCAGCTCCTCGGCGCGTCGCGCGATCCGCGCCTCGTCGTCCTTGACCTTCGCCAGACGCAGCGCGTTCTCGAGGAAGCTGGTGGAGCTGCGGCTGTGGTAGCCGACCTTGACGTTATCGAGGACCGACATCCGGTCGAACAGGGCGACGTTCTGAAACGTCCGGCCGATGCCGATGGTCGGGATGTCGTGGCGCGGCCGGCCGAGGATCGACTTGCCCTCGAACAGGATGTCGCCGTCGTTCGGCTGGTATAGCCGGCTCAGGCAGTTGAACAGCGTCGTCTTGCCGGCGCCGTTGGGGCCGATCAATCCGGCGATCTGGCCCGGATGGACGTCGAAAGTGATGCCGTCGAGCGCCACGATCCCGCCGAAACGCACGGACACGGCGCGCACGCTCAACAATGGATCCGCGCCCGCCTGGCGCATCGACGCTTTCGGCTCAGACGCGGACGTAGCCGTGGCCACCGATGAAACCCTCCCTCGCACATCCGGCGGCGGCCGCGCGCGGCGCCGCGCCTGAGGGGCGCGACGACGACTCCGCATGCCGAAACTGCGATCCCGCCATCAATTCCACGGGCTTCTCGGTCCCGCGCGGCCGCACCTTGGCCGATTCACCGCCGCCTTTCAACCGCTTCCGCGCGCCCGCGCCGGACGGTCCGGACGCGCCGCGTTTTCGCCGCGTTCCGGGCGCACAGGGTTGACATGGCGCCGCGCCGGGGCCGATACCGCTGG
The genomic region above belongs to Rhodospirillales bacterium and contains:
- a CDS encoding ABC transporter ATP-binding protein, with amino-acid sequence MAALLDVEGLRAYYGQTQAIYDITFALEDGGITTLLGANGAGKTTTLRAICNMVRTEGRVRFAGDDITGRATEDIVRRRIAHVPEGRGTFTTLTVEENLRVAAFIRRDKAETQRDLDLVFGYFPRLKERLQQQAGTLSGGEQQMLAIARALMLRPRLMLLDEPSFGLAPLIVQEIFRIMRRINEEEGVSMLLVEQNAALALDLADTAYVLETGRVVMSGPADVIKNDENVRKSYLGY
- a CDS encoding ABC transporter ATP-binding protein; translation: MRQAGADPLLSVRAVSVRFGGIVALDGITFDVHPGQIAGLIGPNGAGKTTLFNCLSRLYQPNDGDILFEGKSILGRPRHDIPTIGIGRTFQNVALFDRMSVLDNVKVGYHSRSSTSFLENALRLAKVKDDEARIARRAEELIAFMDLEPFAALPAGPLPFPIRKRVELARALASSPKLLLLDEPAAGLNHDEIETLKAQIRRVRDTQNVTILLVEHHMSLVMSVSDKVVAIDFGKKIADGTPAEVQRDPEVIRAYLGTGA